The sequence below is a genomic window from Fluoribacter dumoffii NY 23.
TTTTTTGATAATGGCAGGGATTTGTTGGGAATTATAGTCGGTCAGATACAGCGTGATATGCAGAGGGTGATGAGGCAAATAAGGCTTAATCTGAAAGATTGTTAATAGTCCTTGTTGTGCTAAATATTGATTAAACTCTTTGATCAGGTTATTGACATGGTTTTCAGGTTTTAATTTTAGGTAAACATTAATTGATAGGCTTTTAGCCAGTGCAAGATTGGTAAAAAAGCAACCCATCAGACAAAGCAGGAGGGGAAGATGTCTCAACGTTTTGCAGTGATTGGTAATCCTGTGGCGCATAGTTTATCTCCGATAATTCATCAACGTTTTGCTAAGCAGCTAAACGTGCAACTGACCTATGAGAAAATCAAGGCAGATGAGCAATCCTTTGAGCGGTTAGTATCTGACTTTTTTGCTCAGGCTGGCAAGGGGCTCAATGTTACCTTGCCCTTCAAACAACGAGCTTTTGAAATGGCACAGCAATGCAGTGTCCGTTGTCAGAAAGCCGGTGCTGCTAATACGTTATGGATAAAAGACAACCAGTTACATGCCGATAATACCGATGGCATTGGTTTTATTCGTGATTTGAATCGCTATTTCAGTGTGGCAGATAAGCGAGTATTGATCTTGGGTGCAGGAGGCGCTGCACGCGGAATAGTACACCCTCTATTAGATCAGCATCCTTTGGAGTTAATCGTAGCAAACCGTACTTTGGCTAAAACAAAAGAATTTCAAGGAGCGTTTCCGCAAACAAAATGTATATCATTTAATGAAATTAAGGGCCAATTTGATTTGGTAATCAATGCAACATCAGCAAGTTTGGTTGGGGAGTTTGTGGGGCTACCTGCTGGATGTATGTCCACAAAACCCTTTTGTTATGACTTGGCGTACAAACAGCATGCACCTACAGTTTTTGTCCAATATGCGCAAGAATCCGGATGCCAAGCTGCAGATGGTTTAGGGATGCTGGTCGAGCAGGCTGCAGAGGCCTTTTTTATTTGGCACAGGATTATGCCCGCAACTGAAGAGGTTTTGACGTTTTTGCGCACAGCATGTGAAGACAAAGGCTAGTTGTACCCGCGGCAAGGCGGCATTAATTCTGTCGCACTTCACCTTTTGCTCGAAAGAATAAAAACTTTGTCCTCTTTTGCGGCTTGGGAGGAGTGCAGAACTCTATACCAGTTTTGCTGCTATTCAAAAAATGCCAAGACTTCCTTGGCATTATTGATGGTGTCTTGAAAACCTAGTTCAAGCAATTCTCTTGTGAAATCACTTTCAAAAAGCACGAAACTCAATAGATCGCCGGAATGTTTTTTTTCTCCCAAAAAATTAAGGAGATATCTTAGCAAGGTCGGCAAGGCTTTAAAGTGGGTTTGAGCCAAAGGAGCCAGGTCTTTGCTGGGACGCAAATGCAATGTAGTAATCGGTCGCCACGGAGAGCGGCGTTTTTTCCACATGGATAGCAACATGGCAATTTCGTTCATGCGGTTGACCATTTCAATGTCACGGTCGAGATTATCCAGGAACAGTGCGTTTAACATATTTCCGAAAATATGTGAAAAAGGAATATCCTCATGGTTACGCAAATTCTCCTGTTCTACAAATGTAGGCAGGGCTCGCGTTCCAAGAATAAGAATTTTATCTACCTCGAAACGAATAGACCCACGCAGGGGGGCGGCAAGCCCCACACTTCCATCTCCGTAATGAAAACCATCGAGCAGAACTGTTGGAAAAAATAAAGGCAGAGCGCTCGAGGCTAAAATATGTTCTGCCTGGAAACTGACGCGCTTGCTACCATGTCGTGGATAATTCCAGTCGGTAAATTCAGGGTTATTGTGCTCATAAAAAGAAATTGTTTGCCGTGTTTCATAACAATTACTGATTATTTCCAAAGTTTCGAGAAAGCCATTATTGATATTCTGAGCTATTTTGGTGAAATCAAGACCATCGGCAATCATTTGTTTCAGTGGGGTGGTATCCAATAAATGAGCTGCCTGCCGTTGCTTAATCATCATCGTACTCATATTACGGACAACCGATTTGCTTAAAGCCAAATTACTGGCCCGATACACCTGTTGGCAATGAATTTCACTCCAAATAGTTTCCAGTTTATCCAGTGCTGTTGGAAAGTCATCGGCATTTTCAGCAAGTACAGCCGCATTCATACTGCCTACGCTAACTCCACTGACCATTTCAAAGGGTAAGGTTTTAACTTGTAAAATATGACCTATCGCTTTCAGGACACCTGCTTGATAGGCGCCTCGAGCGCCGCCACCTGCCAAATAAAGGGCTTTTTTAGACATAACGATTATTATTACCGCATTTATTTTGTATTTAAGTGAAATATAGTTGAATAGACCTGGACTTAGCAAGTTCTCATTTGTTTCGTAAAAAAATTAACAACCCCGGAGAAATAGTATATTATATATTTTCTCCAAAGTGGGTGATTAGTGGCCAGTGTGAAAGAATTTGAGATTGCCAATACTCTAAGTGAAGCAAGAGTAATTTTAAATGAAATACAGTCCTCAATCGATTATGATGCAGAATTTTCGATTTCTGTCGACCCTGCAAACACCTCAAAAAAGGTAGTACTTGTATCAAAAGTGATTAAAACCACAGGCGATTCAAGTAAAGCAATGATGCAGATAGGCTCTTCGGTCAGAAAGTTCCAGAACGTACCGCCAACAGAATCACTACTGCAAGGCTTACGTTTCGGCTCAATTTTTTTAGCTGTCTTGGATTTTCTGCTTATCCCATTTGTTTATCTGACCTGCTATCTTCTCGATACAGAAATGCCTGTGAACAAGGAGAATAATGCAAAGTGGCTATTGTCTGGGATTTTCTTAGCCCTAACCATTACTTCAATGGCTGTTCCTGCCGTCGCGGTAGCAGTCGCCTTTGTTACAACCTCCCTCTCGCTAGCATTGAGTTTATTTTTATTAGGGCGGACAACCTATGAATATTACACATTGCATGAAGCAAAAAAAGTCAATAAAAAACTAATTTACAGCGCGGAAGTTGAGATGAAAGCCATTCAGGAGAATGCGAGAAAACTCAACAGTGCTTTAGACAAACTGGATACGGAAATGGATTTCATTTCCTTTTGTGAACAAGTGGGATTGATATATGAAAATTATCAGCTCCAAAAACGGGATTTACTCAACCTTAAGCTTACGGAGTTGGATTTAAACAAAAAACTTAAGGACGCAAATTTCAGAGCAGTCTTTGACAAAGGGGTTGGTTTTAGTTTATCCGCAGTAGGCTTGATAGGTTTGATTGTTTCTTTATATTTTCCGCTTGCTGGTTTAGGCATTTTAACCGCAGTTTCAGTGCTTTCATTAACGTATGTTGCGGCCCGATTGTTTCTATCTGGGGCTCAATGGATACGAGGATTGCTGCGCACCAGCGGAAGCGAGGGCCCAACAAATGACGATCTCATCGAAACAAATGCAAAGGACAATAAACTTTCAACGGACTTTATGCTTGAACGTTTTTTTGGGAGCAAAGAGAAGGCACGCGCATCTTTTAAAAACACCCCTCCTGAAGGGATTGACTATTCATCAACAAGTACTGCCTCAATATTTCAAGTGGAGGAATCTCCTGGTGCTCAGGATTTGGCTTGCGACTTGCCTGATATGAACTACTAATCGGCTTGCATGCAAGCTCTTTTCCCCAGATGCGCCCGTACCTTCAATTTGGAATTTTCTTATTTTAAAGTTTAAAAAGTTCATTGCAAAATACTAAAAACTCCTTTAATTTAAAAATTTACCCCCCCAAAGGAAGAAACCTCATGCTGAATATCCTTCGCGAGCAACCCCGTGCATTTCACATGATTTTTATGCTGGAATTATGGGAGCGGTTTGGATTTTATACGGTACAAGGGATTTTGACTTTATTTTTTATTCGTTACTTAGGTTATAACGACACGATTTCTTATTATACGTTCGGTGCTTATTCTGCCCTTGTTTATGGCATGGTGGTCATTGGAGGGTATTTAGGAGACAGGATCTTAGGGACCAAACGCACTATTATACTTGGACTGGTTGTTTTGGCTGCAGGTTACTTCTCCCTGGCGATTACAAATAAAGAAAACGTTTTTTTTGCTTTAGGTTTAATTTGCGTGGGGAATGGATTATTCAAAGCGAATCCCTCGAATTTGCTGGCAAAGTGTTATCAGGAAAATGATCCTCGCTTACACGGGGGCTTTACTTTGTATTATATGGCAATCAATTTGGGAAGTATGATCGCCCTATTTGCAGGGCCTGCCATTTCAAGTCGTTATGGCTATTCGTATGCTTATATGATGAGTGCAATTGGGTT
It includes:
- the aroE gene encoding shikimate dehydrogenase is translated as MSQRFAVIGNPVAHSLSPIIHQRFAKQLNVQLTYEKIKADEQSFERLVSDFFAQAGKGLNVTLPFKQRAFEMAQQCSVRCQKAGAANTLWIKDNQLHADNTDGIGFIRDLNRYFSVADKRVLILGAGGAARGIVHPLLDQHPLELIVANRTLAKTKEFQGAFPQTKCISFNEIKGQFDLVINATSASLVGEFVGLPAGCMSTKPFCYDLAYKQHAPTVFVQYAQESGCQAADGLGMLVEQAAEAFFIWHRIMPATEEVLTFLRTACEDKG
- a CDS encoding patatin-like phospholipase family protein, which translates into the protein MSKKALYLAGGGARGAYQAGVLKAIGHILQVKTLPFEMVSGVSVGSMNAAVLAENADDFPTALDKLETIWSEIHCQQVYRASNLALSKSVVRNMSTMMIKQRQAAHLLDTTPLKQMIADGLDFTKIAQNINNGFLETLEIISNCYETRQTISFYEHNNPEFTDWNYPRHGSKRVSFQAEHILASSALPLFFPTVLLDGFHYGDGSVGLAAPLRGSIRFEVDKILILGTRALPTFVEQENLRNHEDIPFSHIFGNMLNALFLDNLDRDIEMVNRMNEIAMLLSMWKKRRSPWRPITTLHLRPSKDLAPLAQTHFKALPTLLRYLLNFLGEKKHSGDLLSFVLFESDFTRELLELGFQDTINNAKEVLAFFE